A stretch of DNA from Bombus huntii isolate Logan2020A chromosome 15, iyBomHunt1.1, whole genome shotgun sequence:
AACCGATTTTGAGAGGAGTGGTTCTGTTCTGGCAGAAGACTTTGTCAATAGCGTTCAATTCTTCAGGATCACCGACGCTAGTTCCGGTACCATGAGCCTCCAAAAAAGCCAGTTCATTAGGAGATATCTTGCACTCTTTGTAGAAGTCTGTCAGAAGCATTTTCTGGACGTTACTGGCAGGGAATGTGATTCCTTGTTCCTTGTAGCCATCGCAGTTGCTTTTCGTGTAGACGACCTGCGCGTAAATTCTCTTTGCGTTTTTCGCCTTCTGCAAAATGATCACGCTGATAGCCTCACTGCGGACGTACCCATTCGCTCTTGCGTCAAAGGATTTGCAATGACAGTCAGCGGACAATACACCTGATATTAGatatcaatttattaatacgaGACTCCATCATTTAGGCATCTAAATGTCTTATTGCGAAGAATATCCAAATTACTGTAATTAATGAGAATCTAATGAATGCGACTGATAATGCACTTGATTAAAACAAATTTGACGGATTCCATCTTTTGTTGAGATTATGCAAGCGAAGACTTattgatttaataaaattattatagttTACCGAGACGAGCGAACTGAAGAGATACATAGGGATGAAGACAAAGATTGGATGCTCCGACGATTACAGTCTCGCATACCCCAGTTCGTATCAATCTGTAAGCTTGATCCAATGCGATTAAGCTAGAACTGCAAGCTGTATCAATCGCGTAAGATGGACCATGTAAACCAAAAAAATAGGAGATCCTGTTGGCCAACATGGCTCTGCTGCATCCAGTAATACCAAAACCATTCGCCTGAAATATATTTGGAGTAGAAGCATattcagaaaataattttgcaggaccattatcttttaatatttacaaagtatttataaaacattaGGGAACTATAATTTACGAATGACGCCAAAAACGTTTACTTGTAATTTTTCGTAAAACCAAGTCTTCTCTGACTCGCTGATACAAGATCCTATAACAACTGCCGTATTGGTCCCTTTGAGCTGTCTAGGATTTAATCCTGCATCGACGATGGCTTCGTACGCATTCTCCAGTAAAATCCGACACATAGGATCCAACGTATGAGCTTGTTTGTAATGAACGCCGAAGAAGATAGCGTCGAACTTGGATAAGCCAGACAGCTTACCACCGGCCTTTGGAATTTCCGCATGATCTGTCAACGTACAAGGTTTCATCGTCGTTCTGAATGGCCCTAAGTTAAGTCACACTTACCTTGTCTCCATCTTGAATAGTTTTCCGTGATAAGGTCTACCTTGTTCATTAAATTGTTTTTTAACTCTATTATATTGTTACTTTCCGGAAACCTCCCAGAGATGCCAGTAATCACCACTTCTTCTCCTGGTTCCGTCACCGCGTAGTTCACCTTCAACGGATCTACTTGTGTGTTACAAGACatccttcttttctctttacaGTTtgctttatttataaattttgatttctttAATTGTTTGATTATCTTTATATCTTCTTTCGATCTTGTTCAGTCAGTCGTGCATATATTAATGAAGTGTTTTCGAGTAATCAATCAGTATCAATATCTTGTCGCCAAGACCATGGATACAATTGAAGACTGGAGAAACGGAGAAAGGCTTCTTATAACAGACTTTCCCCTCCATGTGGTAATTCGAATTCTCTTCTGAATATTCCTGAAGTTAATCTGTATAACGATTACCGGTCGAAATGACCCCTGAAAATCTAATGGACTGAATTTCGTTGCCCAAAGAGCTcgacgaattaaaaaatatgcaataaGATATATTTAGTAGTGATATTgatgtttatttttataataaaaaggttgaCGGACAAGAAGAAAGGAATTAATAAGGGTTTATTCACTTCGTTACTTATTTGCTATAAATCAGTCGAGAATATTACGTttttataatgaatttttgtaattaatcaatatgcaatattaaaaattgtttcttcttttacgaAACATCTTCTTgttttattaataacaatgTGGAAGATAGGAAAATAATAAGTAATTAACTATTTATGCAcgcaataattttatcaaataaaattgaatattaagtCAGAACTGAGAAAATGTTAAAGTCATGTCAATAATTTCtcggatttttattttatatgaacATAGAACTAGCATATTCTGATATGCCAGATCtagttttcattttttatttgtcaCGTGACAATATATTCTATTAAACAGTAGTATGACTTCCTAAAAACTTACGTCCTCCTGTTCCATAAAATTATTAGGTTGCCCAAAAgttcttttcgttttataagaaaataatagatgcaacattttttactttatattattttattgaattatgtatgatctattttgtagtaatagaacaaaatggatcatacataattcaattAGGGGCACAAACAGGATGCATACATAGTGATGTAGAGTAATGCGATATCCGGCCACCCTTGACATTTATAGTATTGAAATAATGAATATTCACGGAGAAGAGCGGCAACTGTTCAACCCACCACTTACTGTGACGCATTGAttagtatttaatatattttctgtcGTATGACATAATATTGTAGTTTTggcattaataaaattatattaggttgtcccaaaagtttctttcatttaataaggaaataatagatgcacaacattttttgttttgtattattttattgaattatgtatgcatacataatatgttataagATGTGCAATAAAGATGTGtttaaatttctatatatataaaaatcaagTTAAAAATATAGCTTAATCTGTATCTAGTGAACCAGTAtgtaattattacaaaattatcgtTGAATATAGTTAGAAAATAGTAGTACAGTACAATCGGTAGTCAGTCATACTAGAATTACACATTGCTTCCAAAGATATTCTTTTGTATTAGCCGTAATTGAAATTGTACGAACAGTTAATTAAAAAACTGAAAACGTAAAATGAATCATGACCATGATAACATCAGTTATCAAAATATGAATGATCACTTAAGTAACAACATAgatttttgattttttttcatataaatctttattctattaataatagtattttattttacaatacaaaattacaaaatttttgtCATCAATATagaaattcgaaaatatattattgtcacattttttaaataacaatactATTATAGTATTAACAGTACGATTCTTAATTTACGCATGTAGTACTATAAGTATTAACTTCAGATCTCTGTAAAAGCTAATGAAGCTTGTAGACAGTAAAATGCATATTATTTTTGAGACACGTGTAAATACATTTGGTTAATTAATACTACACAATACAAGTTCTCCTGTATAGCAAACATTTGAGATCTGACTACATAACCATTTaatcgaaagaaaattaaatacaaagtaaatataaaacaaaatttcctGTTTAAACAAAAGATTCTTGTACATTCGTTTATTATGCATTAATTATCGGTTACGTATtggcaagaatggactatttaaaTTAAGTGTACAAAAACACAGCTTGCAACATATTGATTAAAACATATTTCTCTTAATTGTTACAAAATGTTTACAGTCTTGATCTCAATTTTTTTGCTATTCCTACAATTATatcaaaaatagaatttttattatttttaatatcaaaatgtattaatatttgGAGACACCGGTAAAATGTACTTTTTTCCCTTGACCATCTAAAGCCTCCATTAAACTCGACGTAAAACTGAACTCCGAACTGCTTTCGTCCTCTTGATTTCTGTAAAATACATCAATATGAATAAATTCGTATTTCACGACAATTTTAAGTATACAGCATTATGATGACATACAAAGTATCTAAACTGGTAAGACTGCCATTTGATTCGGGTATGATAGAAGATCCTTCAATCTTTAATAGTTCCAAGAAAGAGTTCATTGCTGTTACATAAATTCCTTTTGTGCCAGCAGCTCCCAAATAACGTAGACTAGATAACTCGATTAAAATTCGTTCTGGACtttttgacaaaatatatgtatctTGATCGAGTTTTACAATCTCCACGGATGAAAAATGAATGACAAACAAATATGGTTTTCGGAAAGCTGTaagaatacaaatattattttttatgcaaCATGTaagattattgtattttaagAAACGTTACAAGATTTCTTACCAAAAGCAAAAGGTAAATGATTCCATGTTGGATCAATGTTTCGAGTTCTTTGGCCATTTTCATTCACAAACATTCCAAATTCATTATAACAAAGCAAAAGCTCTACTTTTCCAGGTACAAGAGAAACGTTTAAAACGCAAACTGGGAAAATGCCTAGCTTGGCTACTCCCGATAGTGCAGCTTTGACTGAATTATCATCTTCTTCTGGAAATTCTGCAACACcatgaattattaattgcaTGGAATGAATGAATTcactaaataataaatagtatttattacttacCATCGAcacaataatttttaagatcaatttggaaaaatttattacatcCTACTATAAGAACATTTTGCGTAAATATAGCACAACTACATGGTTCGGATGTTTCAAGTTCACGGACTACAATAAATTCTCCAGAATCATCTTCAATGTACCATTTAAGTAATCTGTATTTATaacataacaaaatttttatataaaatatgatattgaaaatcaaatgaaaatatatctGTTTCAAAAAACCTACATTACGTGGGACTCAGTTGCTGCGCAAAGCATATCCCGTTGTAATTGATATAAATGGTAGCTATCAGTGCCAGTTAAAACTGCCTTCGTATTAATTGCTGGCCTTGAGCATTCGGCAGCCACTGCGTTACTCTTTAATTGCCTTAGACTACAAGATACTAATTGCCTATTTTCACCAGCTATCATTAAAGCTATTCCTAAATGGGGATGTAAAGTTAATTGGTGCACCTTTTTCACTCCACGAATCATAGTAAGAGTTCGTGATTTAGCACCGCTATACGAAAACAGACCCTCTTCTGCACCCAATAAAAGTACATTTTCTTCTGTCAAATTTACGGCACAATTTAAATCcaactataaaatatttatatgttaaaaatgaatttaatataaatacaattgtTCGAAGGTAAACAAAATTGCTCACTTGATTTTTTGCTAGTCTTAATATAGTTTGATACTTCTTACTTCTATGAACATTACTCAGTATATTTTGACTAGTAATAGACTTTAAGGACTTTAACCAATTTTTCTTATCAGTCTGGCTCAAAGCCATGACATCTAAACGTGGTGTCGGCCAACAGGTGGTCGATGAATTGGATTCTATTCTAAAAATAAATGGTATGTCCGATTTTGCTGTTCCCATTACATCTGGATTAATTACTGTATCAAATACAGTAAATCCATCCTTTTCGATTAAATCGATACGATTTATTGGTGCCATTCCGGGAGATGGCTGGTGATCGTAAGTACATAAACACGGTCCTTCCAACCTAAGGTACTTTCTTTCCCAACAAGTATTCGAGCGGTCTGGGAGTTTCACCCAACTTTCCATCGGCACGCTATTGTTTTTACTTTCTACATCACACACATCCTATTATCAACAATAATCATATATTAGTGTAAAATATAGGATTGCAcggttaaaatattaaatatcataCCGTGTCGGGTTTATCCGGTTGATCTATAGCTAACGTTTGAACGCTTCCAGTCAATGACGATAAACTTTCGTCACTATTTCTCCAGCTTTTACCAAACTGCTTAGCAAAACCTCCGGGTAAACCGCAAGTGGCAGGTGCGGTAACCATGCACTTTAAATGCGTCATTACTTGACATTCGTTGCAAATAGCTGCGCGTTTTCCAAAATGAATGGAATCCAAACACGTGGAGCATTTCCCCGCTCGCATTGGTAGACCGACATCAAATCGGTGTGGAATGTGGTGTCCAATTCTTTGCGGCGACAAACGTTTAGATAATGAGGTAGTTGATGATTCTGTGGTATAATTCACGTTTTTTATATCGGGTGCTGAGGGAGATGATGGAGAGGTCGAAGCGTGGATAGCTTTCAGTGCTAATAACTGTTCAGTTAATGTTTTAACTTTGGCGCGTTCTTTCGCTAACTGATTTTCCAATTCGCGATATCCAACTGGCATTCCAGTACCACTAGGAGGAATAGTCTCTTTCTGCTTAGTACCGAGTATTTTATCACATAccgttttcttcttcttactGCACTCTTCTAATTTAAATTGCAAGTAATCTATCAactttgtttgttgttgtCTGGTACTCTCGGCTTTCACTTCCCTTTCCTGATAGAATTGCCGCATTTCCTCCAAGATACTTTCCAATTCTGTGATCCTTATCCGAAGTTCCTGACCTTGATCTATGCTATTCTGCAAATCATTCATCAACACGAAATTCGCCTCTTTCAATTCGTGAACTCGTGTTAAGTGTTGACTACTTTCTTCTTTAACGACTCTTGTTTCTGCTTTAGTGATATCTAAAGCACGTTTCATTTCTGAAAGATTACATTCTAATTCCCCGCATTTATTTGTGGAACTTTCGACTTGTTCGCTTAAGTCTTGTACAAGCTTCTTGTATTGATCTCTCTGGGCtatcaaattatttctttcactCTCTATATCACTTATCTCCGATGCAAGTCTCTCGATATTCCGTTCTGCTGTTAGTTTCAGTGACCTTTCTTCGTTTTGTGCGGTTTGTGCTTCGCGAAGTTTCACCTCAGTCGTTTCCAGATCCTTTTGTAACTTCATTTTATCTTGAATTAGTATATTTTCTCGTGTTTCGTGATCACTTGTTAGTCTTTCGTAATCTGTTAGTTGTTCTTCAAGTACTGTACAGGTTTCTTTCAAAAGTTCAGTATTCAATTCATAGCCTTTAATCTCTTGTTCTAATTTACCTATTTTTGATTCCAATTCACGTATTTCTTCAGTATGTTTTGCAATGATCTGCGTCAAACGGTTGTTTTCACTACTTAAACTGTCGACCCGATCTTGATTTACTTTCGATTGCTTCCGCGCCGCGTCTAATTCTCTGCGTAAAGAAGCACTTGAAGACTGTAATTCTTCTATTTGATGATTGGTCTCAGTTAACGCTCTTTGGGCCGAATCAGCTTGCATTTTGTTTCTAGTAGATTCTTTTGTAATATCATTCAATGACGCTTTTGCACTGTCTAACTCTTTAAGTAGCTTCCTTGACTTTTCTTCTCCCTCTTTCATTTTATGATCTAATTTTTCGGTCAGCTTTTGCTTTTCTTCCTGTAATGTTTTAACTCTTTCTTCTGCTTTCTTAGCTTCCCTTGTTGCAATTCGTTTGTCTAAATTTGCATCTGATAgttccttttccttcttccatAAATTGATTTGTGCTTGCTTCGCTGTCTGACGTTCTGTGTTCAAGTTTTCTTTCATTGTTTGGAGGTCTCGTTCTAATTTCTTCATTTGCTCTTCTAAATgcgtatctttttttattacagaCATCCTACTTGTACTTGGTTGTATAGTTTCCATCTTAAGAGTAGCATTCTCTGATTCTAGTTTAGTAACACTCTGTTCCAAGCGTCGTAATAATTCTTCTAAATTGCCAACCTTACGCAAATGCTCCTCTTCTTTCTGTAGAGAATCCTGTAATCTTTTTTGTAGAGCGGCTTTATCTTGTGTGGCTTGTTCTAAGTTCAGAGCAAGGGCTTCCTTCTGTTCCAAGTTCATCATTGTTTCATTTAAATCAGACTTTATCACTTGTAATTGTTGTTTCAGTTGCTCATTTTCAAGTTTTGACATTTCCAATTGTTCTTGTATTGTGGCAACTGCCTGTTCTGATGCTATAGCATTATCTAACTGCTTTGCCCTATCTTGTAATTGTTTTTTTAAAGCTTCTATCTCCGCATCTCTGGCTGGTATTGTAGCCTGTATGCTACGTAACTGTTCCTGACAGTCTTTCAATTCATTTTGAGCTAATTCTAAAGCAACATTCAACCTTGATTGACGACAATGGTTAGAATCTTGTTCATTTCTTAGCTTAGTCTCCAAATCTGTATTCTTGGCAACTTCTAAATCCAATTTTGCTCTAAGTTCAGCTAATTGATTATGTGAACGTGTAGCTATTTCTTCCAGTTTAGTTTCAACACCTTGAACGCTTTGCCGACTTAGTTCTCTTGTTTTGGCTAGTGATTCTTTATATTGcatctaataaaataaataattatttcaatatttttcctttaaatttaaattagatAAATTTTACTAAACTATATTACTATATGTATGAACTATATTACTTATGTATcactatatatatgtacatatattttactaaCCTGAAATACTCTGAGTTTATGTAATTCTGCATTTGCTGTCTGAAGTTCACATTCTGTTCTTTGCAACCTTGAACTCATCTCATTGTTACTAGTACATAATTCTGTGATTCTTACAGTTTGTGTTTCTATATGTTTATTCAATTGTGcaactttttccttttctgcaTTCTCCCATTTACGTTTAGCATCTTTTATCAAGCTTAAAGCTCTGGTTTCTAAATCTCTTCTTTCTTGACGCTCTAGTTCTgacattacaaaataattattgtatatagttttacatatacaaataaaacatagctttatatatatatgaaagattctattatttacaattactACTATATCtaagtatataataatagcCACTTTTaatatgattaaaaaattttagaaattaaatatcagatacttaaaaataatacaataattttataatgaattataatcatgggctaattaaaaaaattccatGATTTTTCTATTGATTAATGTAGTAATATGTAAGTTtgataatattgaaatttagattatatggaagaaaaatagatgaagaagttaaaataaaaaaaagaaatttcttaaaatttctaCGCATGAATTGCAAGTCAATTTACCTaatgttctttttattccatttAACTCTGACTTTGTTGCAATTAATTCTCTTTCAAGAATATCTCTCTCTTTATTGAAAGCTTCTAATCTTTTTGATTTTTCTTGGAGCTGAGCTTCCAATTGCGTCATGCAACTGATTTTTTCCTGTAATTCA
This window harbors:
- the LOC126873863 gene encoding citron Rho-interacting kinase-like translates to MDFESREKEFEERYRKICGKNRRSTTNNETQQEEKTKKVEISKKDKEQLEKELNTAKCDLEVIRRSLGGDRSTRASDSNDQFKDIEKDCSSFFEFKFHKHHSSQSDKFSKEKSELEAQLDSKKKEIQEKQKKIFELQEKISCMTQLEAQLQEKSKRLEAFNKERDILERELIATKSELNGIKRTLELERQERRDLETRALSLIKDAKRKWENAEKEKVAQLNKHIETQTVRITELCTSNNEMSSRLQRTECELQTANAELHKLRVFQMQYKESLAKTRELSRQSVQGVETKLEEIATRSHNQLAELRAKLDLEVAKNTDLETKLRNEQDSNHCRQSRLNVALELAQNELKDCQEQLRSIQATIPARDAEIEALKKQLQDRAKQLDNAIASEQAVATIQEQLEMSKLENEQLKQQLQVIKSDLNETMMNLEQKEALALNLEQATQDKAALQKRLQDSLQKEEEHLRKVGNLEELLRRLEQSVTKLESENATLKMETIQPSTSRMSVIKKDTHLEEQMKKLERDLQTMKENLNTERQTAKQAQINLWKKEKELSDANLDKRIATREAKKAEERVKTLQEEKQKLTEKLDHKMKEGEEKSRKLLKELDSAKASLNDITKESTRNKMQADSAQRALTETNHQIEELQSSSASLRRELDAARKQSKVNQDRVDSLSSENNRLTQIIAKHTEEIRELESKIGKLEQEIKGYELNTELLKETCTVLEEQLTDYERLTSDHETRENILIQDKMKLQKDLETTEVKLREAQTAQNEERSLKLTAERNIERLASEISDIESERNNLIAQRDQYKKLVQDLSEQVESSTNKCGELECNLSEMKRALDITKAETRVVKEESSQHLTRVHELKEANFVLMNDLQNSIDQGQELRIRITELESILEEMRQFYQEREVKAESTRQQQTKLIDYLQFKLEECSKKKKTVCDKILGTKQKETIPPSGTGMPVGYRELENQLAKERAKVKTLTEQLLALKAIHASTSPSSPSAPDIKNVNYTTESSTTSLSKRLSPQRIGHHIPHRFDVGLPMRAGKCSTCLDSIHFGKRAAICNECQVMTHLKCMVTAPATCGLPGGFAKQFGKSWRNSDESLSSLTGSVQTLAIDQPDKPDTDVCDVESKNNSVPMESWVKLPDRSNTCWERKYLRLEGPCLCTYDHQPSPGMAPINRIDLIEKDGFTVFDTVINPDVMGTAKSDIPFIFRIESNSSTTCWPTPRLDVMALSQTDKKNWLKSLKSITSQNILSNVHRSKKYQTILRLAKNQLDLNCAVNLTEENVLLLGAEEGLFSYSGAKSRTLTMIRGVKKVHQLTLHPHLGIALMIAGENRQLVSCSLRQLKSNAVAAECSRPAINTKAVLTGTDSYHLYQLQRDMLCAATESHVILLKWYIEDDSGEFIVVRELETSEPCSCAIFTQNVLIVGCNKFFQIDLKNYCVDEFPEEDDNSVKAALSGVAKLGIFPVCVLNVSLVPGKVELLLCYNEFGMFVNENGQRTRNIDPTWNHLPFAFAFRKPYLFVIHFSSVEIVKLDQDTYILSKSPERILIELSSLRYLGAAGTKGIYVTAMNSFLELLKIEGSSIIPESNGSLTSLDTLNQEDESSSEFSFTSSLMEALDGQGKKVHFTGVSKY